The segment ATACAAAATCCGCTCCTAGAATTTCAGCTGCTAAAATATCCTGTCCTTTTGACATGCCGCCAGCCAACACAATTGGTCCATCCCAGAATTCCCTCACCTCATGCATAAATGCAATCGGATTTAATACCCCGGCATGCCCGCCTGCACCGCTGGAAACCAGTATTAAGCCATCTGTTCCCTTTTCGATAGCCTTCCGAGCAAATTTCGTATTAATGACATCTGAAAAAACAACCCCATCATATTCATGTACAACTTTCACAACAGGACTTGGATCTCCGAGTGAAGTAATAACAATAGGCGGCTGATATTTTTCGATTAGTTTTAGATCCTCTTCAAATCTTTTATTTGTCCGATGACTAATAAAATTAATGGCCCATGGAGCTATTTTTTCATCCGGATTTTCCCGCTTTATCTCCGCTAATTCTGTGGTGATTTGTTCCATCCATTCTTCTAAAATAGCATTTGTACGAGCATTCAAAGCCGGGAAGGACCCAATGATACCGGCCGTACAAGCGTTAATCGTCATTTTAGGATTGGAAACTAAAAACATGGGTGCCATGATGACAGGTAATTTGGTAGACTCTTTTATTTGTTGAAGTGCTGATTTTTGCATTTTTATTTCGCTCCTTTGGTTTACGTTTAAGTGAATGAGTGATATGTAAAAAAAACTAGCAACATGAATGATCTGACCTTCCCAATTACAGTGAAAATAGCGTTTACATTTTTGTGCTGTACTTTTTACATGCTCACATTTGATCTTCAAACGATGAAAATATCTATGGCAGCAATACAATCTTCCCCTTTGTTCTTCTTTCCTGAAACAATTGG is part of the Virgibacillus sp. NKC19-16 genome and harbors:
- a CDS encoding NAD(P)H-dependent flavin oxidoreductase, which gives rise to MQKSALQQIKESTKLPVIMAPMFLVSNPKMTINACTAGIIGSFPALNARTNAILEEWMEQITTELAEIKRENPDEKIAPWAINFISHRTNKRFEEDLKLIEKYQPPIVITSLGDPSPVVKVVHEYDGVVFSDVINTKFARKAIEKGTDGLILVSSGAGGHAGVLNPIAFMHEVREFWDGPIVLAGGMSKGQDILAAEILGADFVYMGSRFIPSTESSAEDDYKEMITDSTMDDIVYTDAFSGVNANYLIPSIEKAGLDPDNLEKKADIDFSKLNSPNAKAWKDIWGAGQGIGAIKKVQSVEEIVEELEGAYKNARSQFADNEYVLRK